Proteins from a genomic interval of Amphiura filiformis chromosome 9, Afil_fr2py, whole genome shotgun sequence:
- the LOC140160259 gene encoding alpha-tectorin-like, translating into MTLEKCWDHCASFGDQRYAGLQRGEICYCGSALNNYDVYGATEEAVCEYACTGNNEQKCGGLMSNSVYDLGGGPFDRCHPVIDPADFFNDCKTDWCAYEGPEQLCEDIESYAEACQLQGIPIMNWRASLTGFGCAMECTSHSHYEQCPPGNQPTCANPDAANEPCLEFCHEGCVCDNGYIFEGDACVLKSNCGCVDDDGNYHVQSDAVISETCDESCVCEGPENRPATRGWNCQPYACDGDTVCDYRNNMRGCY; encoded by the exons ATGACATTAGAGAAATGTTGGGATCATTGCGCCTCATTCGGAGATCAAAGATATGCCGGGCTTCAGCGTGGTGAGATATGCTATTGTGGAAGTGCCTTAAATAACTATGATGTGTATGGAGCTACTGAAGAAGCCGTGTGTGAATATGCATGTACAGGCAACAACGAGCAAAAGTGTGGTGGTTTGATGTCCAACTCAGTTTACGATTTAG GCGGGGGACCATTCGACCGATGTCATCCAGTAATCGATCCTGCAGACTTCTTTAATGATTGTAAGACTGATTGGTGTGCTTATGAAGGCCCGGAACAGTTATGTGAGGACATAGAATCCTATGCGGAAGCCTGTCAATTACAAGGTATTCCGATTATGAATTGGCGAGCAAGCTTGACTGGATTCGGATGCG CGATGGAATGCACCAGTCACTCCCACTATGAACAGTGTCCACCCGGCAACCAACCAACCTGCGCTAATCCGGATGCTGCCAATGAACCATGCCTTGAATTTTGTCACGAGGGATGCGTCTGTGATAATGGATATATCTTCGAAGGTGACGCATGCGTACTGAAATCAAATTGTGGATGTGTTGATGATGATGGCAATTATCATGTG CAATCAGATGCGGTCATATCTGAGACCTGTGACGAAAGTTGCGTCTGCGAAGGGCCAGAAAATCGACCTGCTACCAGGGGTTGGAACTGTCAACCATATGCTTGCGATGGCGACACTGTATGTGACTACAGAAACAACATGCGAGGATGCTATTAA
- the LOC140160462 gene encoding uncharacterized protein, translating to MTLAESTCGNMGAIPVLVESQAEAEFLKGKLKADPSLVSHDGFWLRCKDKTVEGHWTCDSSSNYWNSAGDNKGFWDWRTVGNTAENCLVLDFDGKLRDVPCQLFFSFNAAACEITMEPVTAAPTEPSGSKSCSKELDLG from the exons ATGACTTTGGCTGAGAGTACATGTGGGAATATGGGAGCTATTCCG GTGTTGGTTGAAAGTCAAGCCGAAGCGGAATTTCTTAAGGGCAAACTCAAAGCCGATCCTAGCCTAGTGAGTCATGATGGGTTTTGGTTACGATGTAAGGACAAAACAGTGGAAGGACATTGGACATGCGATAGCTCATCCAACTATTGGAACTCGGCTGGTGATAACAAAGGATTTTGGG ATTGGCGAACGGTCGGCAATACCGCTGAAAATTGTCTTGTGCTCGACTTTGACGGCAAATTACGTGATGTCCCTTGTCAGTTATTCTTTTCGTTCAATGCAGCGGCCTGTGAAATAACAATGGAGCCCGTGACGGCTGCGCCAACAGAACCATCTGGAAGTAAGTCATGTTCAAAAGAATTAGACTTAGGATGA
- the LOC140160524 gene encoding uncharacterized protein, producing the protein MAGNSNKNFATIIVMFLAQYLQIQEQSRRVRQARVRRVLRQAQNTIVFAHRRCRQTRMMMIVAMAILYSSTRIVDPDARMPQYHDWWEECALPHYTDTQWMKNFRMKRDTFFRLVDEIEPEMIPRLETNAKKPISLPKRVAITIWRLATPCEYRTIGLLFGVGRSTANKIVHEVCAAIMLTIYQDYIRWPSGDRLKTVLRGFEIHRGYPQCAGAIDGTHIQISAPLDQHNDYHNRKGFTSIILQAVCDHQLRFTDVYVGWAGRAHDARVLRNSTLYQRGADGTLFPLWTKNIEGCDVPVHIIGDPAYPLLQWLMKGYPDNNNLTRQHKRFNFRLSSARMVIEMSFGQLKGRWRCIGVRNDSDLEFVPIIVAACCALHNFCIDHDDPFHRKHLDLPANFDVFEEPTYHQVDVNDAVDQQIVRNLPDAKTIRTALTQHFWNN; encoded by the exons ATGGCGGGTAATTCTAATAAGAATTTCGCTACAATAATAGTAATGTTTCTCGCGCAATATCTTCAAATTCAAGAGCAATCTCGTCGTGTACGACAAGCTAGAGTGCGGCGAGTATTGAGGCAAGCTCAAAATACCATCGTATTTGCACATAGGAGATGCCGACAAACACGAATGATGATGATTGTCGCCATGGCCATCCTGTATAGTAGTACACGTATCGTTGATCCTGACGCACGGATGCCACAATATCATGACTGGTGGGAAGAATGTGCACTCCCGCACTATACTGATACCCAGTGGATGAAGAATTTTAGAATGAAACGGGACACATTTTTCAGACTTGTGGATGAGATAGAACCAGAGATGATACCACGATTAGAGACTAATGCCAAGAAGCCAATTTCTTTACCAAAAAGGGTTGCAATAACAATTTGGCGTCTAGCAACACCCTGCGAGTACAGAACCATCGGGCTTTTGTTTGGGGTTGGGAGATCTACTGCCAATAAAATAGTACATGAG GTATGTGCAGCCATTATGTTGACAATTTATCAAGATTACATCAGGTGGCCATCTGGTGATCGTCTGAAGACCGTACTGAGAGGATTTGAGATTCATCGAGGATATCCACAATGCGCTGGTGCAATTGATGGAACACATATCCAAATTTCAGCACCTCTTGACCAACACAATGATTATCACAACAGGAAGGGCTTTACTTCAATAATCTTGCAAGCTGTTTGCGATCATCAGTTGAG ATTTACAGATGTGTATGTTGGCTGGGCCGGTCGTGCGCATGATGCCCGAGTGCTTAGAAATTCTACTCTTTATCAACGTGGAGCTGATGGCACATTATTTCCACTG TGGACCAAAAACATTGAAGGATGTGATGTTCCTGTACACATTATTGGCGACCCGGCTTACCCACTCCTCCAATGGCTAATGAAGGGATATCCAGACAACAACAACTTAACTCGTCAACATAAAAGATTCAATTTTAGACTAAGCTCTGCAAGAATGGTAATTGAAATGTCGTTCGGACAGCTGAAAGGACGATGGCGTTGCATTGGAGTTAGGAATGATTCCGATTTAGAATTTGTGCCAATCATTGTTGCTGCTTGTTGTGCTTTGCACAATTTCTGCATAGATCATGATGATCCATTCCACCGAAAACATCTAGATCTACCAGCCAACTTTGATGTCTTTGAGGAACCTACCTACCACCAAGTTGATGTTAATGACGCAGTTGATCAACAAATTGTGCGCAACCTTCCAGATGCCAAGACTATTCGCACAGCCCTGACACAACATTTCTGGAacaattaa
- the LOC140160525 gene encoding uncharacterized protein, with amino-acid sequence MALPQINWTDDMIKALITAWATQQVQTIMDGSKRNAEAYNILAQAVCDTCPNVACIPIVQFRRSVINKLKSLKAQFMVAKDADRSGAGRDCLIRKCKYYYELKPILGERDISEPRLTLDSGAGGSSSVVRRGSPSTSSQRSSTPTTSHASQRQSSSNSSTSSSATTQSIGISSQSSAAVNNDGRGTDKNQPEEFEHEQVIDETEEFNPRTPEGYEGHLFQDTEDENAAGPVNNIQPNRGRGVEPNRAEGRGVEPNRAEGGEGDDGRDHRDAVGDNRENARDQPAKKKTKLETAMSTYMQEFKEMEAEAEQRLYQQQVDLQKQWFDHEERQEKKLMDSQNQMMMMMMTTIRQCFATPQFPQQPFPQQPQQPQRPLYPQPQTNSCPPQHRPPQRLFQSPQLQNNFPSQQTRFSSAFEPVQVPHQPTASFSPPPPSPSTSGFASLQTFGASSPAGGSGSSSRFSSPSPGPPSRYSSPSPRPSSRYSSPSPRPSSRYSSPSPGPSSPADISAMSQDSQDSIGDESQSILNMDNGRFLH; translated from the exons ATGGCTCTTCCCCAAATTAACTGGacagatgatatgatcaaagcgctcataacagcctgggcaacacAGCAAGTGCAAACCATAATGGATGGTTCAAAGAGGAACGCTGAAGCTTATAATATTTTGGCCCAGGCTGTGTGCGATACATGCCCCAATGTGGCATGTATCCCTATCGTGCAATTTCGTCGATCTGTGATCAACAAACTGAAGTCTTTGAAGGCACAGTTCATGGTGGCAAAAGACGCCGATAGAAGTGGCGCAGGGCGCGATTGTCTGATAAGAAAATGCAAATACTATTATGAGCTGAAGCCCATATTAGGGGAGAGAGATATATCTGAACCGAGGCTAACCCTCGACTCTGGTGCTGGAGGTTCCAGCTCTGTGGTAAGAAGGGGTAGCCCCTCCACCAGCAGCCAAAGGAGCTCTACACCAACAACCAGCCATGCTAGCCAAAGGCAAAGCTCTTCTAACTCTTCTACAAGTTCAAGTGCTACCACACAGTCCATCGGCATCAGCAGCCAAAGCTCTGCAGCTGTGAATAATG ACGGACGTGGTACGGACAAGAACCAACCCGAGGAGTTTGAGCATGAGCAGGTCATTGACGAGACAGAGGAATTTAACCCAAGAACTCCAGAAGGATATGAAG GACACTTGTTCCAGGACACAGAGGATGAAAACGCAGCAGGCCCTGTTAACAATATTCAACCAAACAGAGGTAGAGGAGTGGAACCAAACAGAGCAGAGGGTAGAGGAGTGGAACCAAACAGAGCAGAGGGTGGTGAGGGTGATGACGGCCGTGACCATCGTGATGCAGTGGGAGACAACCGGGAAAATG CACGTGATCAACCAGCCAAGAAAAAGACCAAGCTTGAAACAGCTATGAGCACCTATATGCAAGAATTCAAGGAAATGGAGGCCGAAGCAGAGCAACGACTCTACCAACAACAAGTTGACCTGCAGAAACAATGGTTTGATCACGAAGAGAGACAGGAAAAGAAATTAATGGACAGTCAAaaccagatgatgatgatgatgatgacaaccatTCGCCAATGTTTTGCAACACCACAGTTTCCACAGCAACCATTTCCTCAGCAACCCCAACAACCTCAGCGACCACTCTATCCACAGCCACAGACCAACAGCTGTCCTCCTCAACACAGACCGCCACAACGACTCTTCCAGTCTCCACAGCTGCAGAACAACTTTCCATCTCAACAGACCAGATTTTCTTCGGCTTTCGAGCCTGTACAGGTGCCACATCAGCCAACAGCAAGTTTCTCACCGCCACCACCATCGCCGTCCACGTCTGGTTTTGCCTCTCTGCAGACCTTTGGAGCGTCTTCACCGGCGGGAGGATCAGGATCCTCTTCACGCTTCAGCTCTCCTAGCCCAGGACCCCCTTCACGCTACAGCTCTCCTAGCCCAAGACCCTCTTCACGCTACAGCTCTCCTAGCCCAAGACCCTCTTCACGCTACAGCTCTCCTAGCCCAGGACCATCATCACCTGCAGACATATCTGCCATGAGCCAGGATTCACAGGATTCAATCGGTGATGAAAGTCAAAGCATCCTCAACATGGACAATGGGCGTTTTCTACATTGA